One Verrucomicrobiota bacterium DNA window includes the following coding sequences:
- a CDS encoding GNAT family N-acetyltransferase: protein MIQIRPFTLNDWDGICQVHDRSRPIELKDSNNEHSFIPMKDDPESAGLQQCRLLVACEGDRVIGFSGSHEEYLGWLYMDPAYTGRGITKQLLKESLKYIGPRAWTIAMAEDKKAQKLYESEGFKIRNSFVSDDEGYPCEVYKMCMA from the coding sequence ATGATCCAAATAAGACCTTTCACACTAAACGATTGGGACGGCATCTGCCAAGTGCATGACCGTTCCCGTCCCATTGAACTAAAAGATTCAAACAACGAGCATTCTTTCATTCCCATGAAAGATGACCCCGAAAGCGCGGGGCTCCAACAATGTCGCTTGCTCGTCGCTTGTGAAGGAGATCGGGTAATCGGATTCTCCGGGTCACATGAAGAATATCTGGGATGGTTGTATATGGATCCCGCTTATACAGGGCGTGGAATAACCAAACAGCTTCTTAAAGAGTCATTAAAGTACATCGGTCCACGAGCTTGGACAATCGCAATGGCCGAGGATAAAAAAGCTCAAAAACTTTACGAAAGTGAAGGATTCAAGATTAGAAATTCATTCGTCTCAGACGATGAAGGGTATCCGTGTGAAGTTTATAAAATGTGTATGGCTTAA